From the genome of Streptomyces sp. NBC_01304:
TCCTTGTCCCTCAACTGGCCTTCGCCTGCGCGAAGGCGGTGCGTTCACGTCCGGCCTGGGCGACGCTGGCCGTGGTGGTGACCACCGTCGCCACCACGGCCTTCTTGTTGCCGCAGAGCCTGTATCTGCGCAGTCCGGAATCCCGGCAGGACGACGTCCTGGCTGTCGCTCGCGCGGTGGGGTCTGTTGCCGAGCACCGCGATGCCGTGGTGTATCTGCCCGCGCGTCGAAGGGACTGGCTGCTGGCCACCCGGGAGGTCTACGGCCTGCTCGATGATGTCGCGGCGAAGGTGAGCGTGGAGAACTCAGCCTCCTGGTGGGGTGTGGAATACGGGCCCGCAGAAGTTCGGCAACGCATCCTTCGCCAGCCTCGTCTGATCGTGCTGACCGATCCCCCCGGGGTTGCACAGGATGAGGAAGTTTCCGCCACCGAGCAGGCCAAGCGTCAAGCGATCATTGATTCAGGGCTCATCCGGTGCGACACCAAGGATCTGCCCGGAGCCCGGGTGATCGTTTACGCCCGCACCTGCTGAACATCCTTGAGGCGACGGTGAGTTGCCGCCGCTTCGCTTCCTTCAGGGGCAGCAGCGGCACTGATCCCGGCGGGGAATGGCCACGCATTGCCCGGATTCGGCGTACCCCAGAGAGCGGAGACCGTGGTGAACGTTCCACCTGCCGACCCGACGTTCGCTTCGAGCCCGAGGGTCTTTCGTGCTGTCCCCTTCCGTGGTGAAACAGCGTCGTCCGTGATCTGTCGTCTCGCGGAGCGGTACGGGCTGGAAGAGCAGGCGCTGCGGCCGTGGTGGCAGTGGAGCAACTCGCGCCCCCGGCACGAGAGCGGGGCCTTGAGGGCTGATGCTGAGGTGCTGCTGAACGCGGCAGGGCGGCAGGTGCTGGCAGGGCTGTGCGGTGTGGAGGAGGGGGTGCTGGGGCGGGCGGTGCCCTCCTGGGAGCACGAGGACGCCGCACTACGTACCGGGGGCGGCGACGGTCCGGTCGCGGTGTGGCGTGCAGGGGGCACGGTGGCGGGGCCGGTGGCCTTTGGCTGCCGCTTGTGTGCCGCCCGGCGATCGGGGACGGCGGTGCGATGGGTGCGGTATGCGGCGCGGTGGGAGCGGGTGTGCGTACGGCACGAGCGGTGGCTGCAGGACGCAGACGCTGGCCAGGAGTTGGAGCATCTGGATCTGCGTGGTGTGCCGGAGGTGATCGCGGCGCAGCGTAGGTGGGTGGGTGTGGCGCGGCGGGCAGTGCGCGCCGAGGCGGAGCCGGGGCGGGTGTTCGCGCTGGCGTATGCGGTGGTGGCCCGGTGGTGGGAGCAAGCGCTGCACTGGGAGCAGGAGAAGGTCTGACCGCGGCGGCTGCACCAGGTGGCGGGCGGCAACGCGGGCGGGGCATTGGAGCAGTGGCGGATCGTCGGGCGTGATGCGGTCGTCTTCCCCGAGGTGGTCGCTGTCGCGGACGCGTTGCTGGATCCGGTCATGGCGCAGCTGGTGTGGGTCGACAGCGGAGCTGAGCGGCCGCGGCCGCTGCCTGCCGACGGGGCGTTCTGCCGAGGGCTGGGTGAGCGGGTGGGCCGGCCGTGGCTGGGCCTGCTGGCCGCGACCGATCCCGGCAGCCCACTGTTCGCCTGGATGGGAGCGGTTGTACGGGCGCGCCGTTATGGGGGTCAGTCGGTCGAGTATGCGGATGATCCGTGGTGGGTGCGCCAGGAGCATCAACCCGCGACTATGGCCGGTCAGTTGCGGGTGGTGGTGAAGGAGAAGAAGGCGCCGGGGTCGGGCACCCGGTGGCGCGCCACGGTGGCGGCGGAGCAGCGCATGTGGATCGAGAAGCTCATCGGCGATGCCGGGGAGCAGCTGACTCAGCTGCGCGGGAGGCATGCCGGGTCTACCGCTGAGACTGCTCGGTATCTGCTGCAGAACCTCACTCGCAGCGCCGGCCTGCTCGACCGGGCGCTGCACCAGACCATTGTGGCGGCGGTGAACGCCGGGGTGTCGCTTGAGGACGTCGCCCAGTGGACAGGTCTGCCCGTTGAGGCTGTGGCGGAAGTGGCAGGCGCCCACGGGGAAGACACCGGAGAGTGAGTGGTCATTCGTTGTGCATCACTGCGGGGAGCACAACGATGGGAGTCATGGCCTCTGAACAACCGCCGACCAGACCCGTCGATGACACCGCGAACGGTCTCGTTGCGTGCCCGTGCTGCTTCCAGCGAACGCTGGAGGAACAGGCAAACTTCGAGATCTGCCCCGAGTGCGGCTGGGAGGACGACGGGCAGGACGATGCGGATGCTCACATCGTCCGGGGCGGGCCCAACGGCTGGCTGAGCTTGGCACAGGCCCGGTTGGAATATCTGGAGGAAGTAGCCGAGGGACGCGACGAGTCCATGACCCGCGGCGGTGAGGGGCTGTGGTTGTCAGAAGCACGGCGCCAGAGTCCGGACGCAGCTGATGAGGGCGGCCTCTGACACAGCTTGGCGGAAGACGACGGAGGCTGAGTGCCGGGGTTTCATCAACGCTTAGTTGATGCGGTACCGCTTTGTGACCGGTATTGCTGAAACTACGTTGCGCGGGCGTGGGGACGGCTTGGCTGGGCGGGTGACTAGAGCTGGCAGCCCGGGTGGCCGGGCACAGGGGTGGGATGGGCTGGGCGGTGCGGGGTTCGAGGCGGCCTTCTGTGATCCCGCGGGTGTAGTGGTGCAGCAGCGGTAGGCGGATTCCGCGATGGCGGTGGCCTTCGAGGATTTGCCTCCGGTGTCCGCGTTCCCGGTGATTCCGGGGCGGCGGTGGGGTCCGGGGCTGTGGTGGTCGGCGACGACCGGCCGTCATGTGGCGTCGGGTTCAAATGCGATGCGGACGCAGTTGATGGTCCTGGACCGTGATCCGCGGGTGGTGGGCATGGCGGGGCGTCCGGTGCGGCTGCTGTGGCGCAATGGGCGTGGGCAGGTGCGCTCGTGGGTGCCGCAGCTCTTTGCCCGCTACGCCGACGGCAGGGGGCTGCTGGCCGACTGTCCCAGCCATGCCGAGGCAGGCGGTGAACGGGCATGGAAGGCTGCTGTGGCGGTGTCCGCGGCGTGTGCAGACATCGGCTGGGCGTATCGGCGTCTGGAGCCGCTGGATGAGGTGCTGGCGGCGAACCTGAAGTGGCTGGCCGGCTACCGGCATTCCCGCAACCGAGGCCGCGAGGGTCTCGCCGAGGCGGTGCGGGATGCCTTCGCGTGCCCGCGGCCGCTGATCGAGGGCGTGAAATCGGTGGGTGATCCGTTCGAGGTCCTACCGGTCGTCTTTCATGCGCTGTGGCGTGCCGAGTTGGCGGTGTCGCTGGATGTGCCGCTGCATGAGCGGGTCCTGGTCGGCCCGGGCGACAGGCAGGGCACAGGCGGTACAGAGACGGCTGCCGATCACCTGGCAGAGTCGGTGACTGGGCGTGGGCGTTGGGTTGGGGCGGGCGAGTGAGCGGGCAGCGCCAGGGGCGCCGGCCTGTGGTGCGGGTCGGGGCGCACGTTCGCTTCCGTGGGGTGAAGTGGCAGGTCATCGCGCTGGCCGGGCAGGAGATCCGCCTTCTGGGGGCGGAGGGCGAGGGGGAGGTCGCCCTTGCCGGGCATCTGTTCGCCGACCCCGGCTTCGCTGTCGTCGGGGAGCAGGTTCCGCAAGCGGCGCCGCAGTGGGGGCTGTTCGAGACCGCGCCGGCCGCGGCCCGGGACAAGGCGCTGACCTGGCTGCGGCACATCCGAGAGGTCGAATCCGGTCTTCCCGACGGGTCGGGCAGCACGGGGACGGTGCGGTCGCAGTACGCCCCCGAGCGGTTCACGCTGGCCGAGCGGGAGCAGGCCAAGGCCGAGGAGTTGACCGCGCTCGGCTATGGGCGGGTATCCAGGACGACGGTGCAGCGGATGCGGCTGGCCTACCGCAAGCAGGGGCTGTGGGGGCTGGTCGACCACCGCACCACTCGCAGCCACAGCCGCACCGGGCGGACCGACGAACGGGTTGTTGCCGCCGTACGCGAAGCGCTCGGCCGTCAGCGCGGCCGCTCCAAGGGCACGGTCAACGCGCTGTTCCCCGTGGCCAAGCGGATCCTGGCCGCCCGGCATGGTGCGGGCACGGTGCCGGTGCCGTCCCAGGCCACGCTGTACCGGCTCGTGACCGCTCTCGCCCGCCCCGGCGAGATGCCCACCAGTCCCGTACGGGCGACGCCCTCCAGCTATGAGGGGCGGGCCTACTACCCCACGGTGGCGCTGCGGCCGGGTGAGCAGGTCCAGATCGACACCACGCGCCTGGACGTGTTCGCTCTGTTCGACGACGGCACCCCGGCACGTCCTGAACTCACCATTGCGGTCGATGTTGCCTCGCGCGCGATCCTCGCTGCCGTGTTGTGTCCCCAGGCGACCAAGGCCGTGGATGCGGCGCTGCTGCTGGCGGAGATGGCCGTCCCGCACCCGGCCCGCCCCACCTGGCCCGATATCTGGCGCATGGACCGCTCGCCGCTGCTGCCCCACCAACGTCTGCGCGAGCGCGATGAGCGGCTGGAGGGGGCGGCCGCCCGGCCGGTCGTCGTCCCCGAGACGATCGTGGTCGACCGGGGGAAAGTCTTCATCTCCCGGGCGTTCACCGCCGCCTGCGAAACCCTCGGCATCAGCGTGCAGCCCGCCCCGCCCCACGCGCCCACCGCCAAGGGCATCGTCGAGCGGACCTTCGGCACGATCAACGATCTGTTCTGCCAGCACCTGCCCGGCTACACCGGCTCCGACGTGACCCGCCGCGGCCCGGACGCCGAAGGTGAAGCCTGCTACAGCATCGCCCAACTCCAAGACCTCCTCGATGAATGGCTCGTCGCCTACCACCACCGGCCCCACGAAGGGCTGCGCCACCCGCAGCTGGCACTCAGCCTCGAAGGCATGCACGGCAGACCAGCCCAGTGCAGGTCTGTGCCCGCCAGAACACAGGGCGGTTCGCAGCGCGGCAAGGTCCTCGGGATTCGCGTGATCAGCGTTCATGGCGCCCAGAAGTACCACCACCCACTGACACCAGTCGACGGGCGTGGCCTCTGCCACCCTGCCCCCTCCCCCTTTCAAGATCAGGAGTCAGCAACAGCGCCGGCCAGCACATCCACTACGCCACTCGCGCCCTCGCCCCCCACGGAGAACGCGCATGACCCCGATGCTCGACCTCGCACTCACACAGGACGCCCTGGTGATCCTCA
Proteins encoded in this window:
- a CDS encoding CPCC family cysteine-rich protein yields the protein MASEQPPTRPVDDTANGLVACPCCFQRTLEEQANFEICPECGWEDDGQDDADAHIVRGGPNGWLSLAQARLEYLEEVAEGRDESMTRGGEGLWLSEARRQSPDAADEGGL
- a CDS encoding transposase, whose product is MKWQVIALAGQEIRLLGAEGEGEVALAGHLFADPGFAVVGEQVPQAAPQWGLFETAPAAARDKALTWLRHIREVESGLPDGSGSTGTVRSQYAPERFTLAEREQAKAEELTALGYGRVSRTTVQRMRLAYRKQGLWGLVDHRTTRSHSRTGRTDERVVAAVREALGRQRGRSKGTVNALFPVAKRILAARHGAGTVPVPSQATLYRLVTALARPGEMPTSPVRATPSSYEGRAYYPTVALRPGEQVQIDTTRLDVFALFDDGTPARPELTIAVDVASRAILAAVLCPQATKAVDAALLLAEMAVPHPARPTWPDIWRMDRSPLLPHQRLRERDERLEGAAARPVVVPETIVVDRGKVFISRAFTAACETLGISVQPAPPHAPTAKGIVERTFGTINDLFCQHLPGYTGSDVTRRGPDAEGEACYSIAQLQDLLDEWLVAYHHRPHEGLRHPQLALSLEGMHGRPAQCRSVPARTQGGSQRGKVLGIRVISVHGAQKYHHPLTPVDGRGLCHPAPSPFQDQESATAPASTSTTPLAPSPPTENAHDPDARPRTHTGRPGDPHRPVRGREVHAGQHLAHLPGPLA
- a CDS encoding TnsA-like heteromeric transposase endonuclease subunit: MAVAFEDLPPVSAFPVIPGRRWGPGLWWSATTGRHVASGSNAMRTQLMVLDRDPRVVGMAGRPVRLLWRNGRGQVRSWVPQLFARYADGRGLLADCPSHAEAGGERAWKAAVAVSAACADIGWAYRRLEPLDEVLAANLKWLAGYRHSRNRGREGLAEAVRDAFACPRPLIEGVKSVGDPFEVLPVVFHALWRAELAVSLDVPLHERVLVGPGDRQGTGGTETAADHLAESVTGRGRWVGAGE